In Primulina eburnea isolate SZY01 chromosome 3, ASM2296580v1, whole genome shotgun sequence, one DNA window encodes the following:
- the LOC140826860 gene encoding pentatricopeptide repeat-containing protein At4g18975, chloroplastic: MSRTNCITQLSRRVCWLITEKAQPLSSKYGTMIHSPNQIQSDSFSLESPKDRIKYNSTHFHPNDSATLTPHQIGENVPRKDKITFLVKTLMDIKDSKEEVYSTLDAWVAWERNFPIGSLKNVLLILEKDQQWHRMVQVIKWMLSKGQGNTRGTYGQLIQALDMDARAEEAYEIWKKKLAFDLHSVPWKLCKLMISIYYRNNRLEDLVKLFNGLEDFDRKPPEKSIVRKVADAYEILGKPEEKERILEKYKDLFTETANGKAKKQGYTATHKRKSGKKG, translated from the coding sequence ATGTCGAGAACAAATTGTATTACACAGCTATCTAGACGAGTTTGCTGGCTTATAACAGAAAAAGCTCAGCCTCTCTCTTCCAAGTACGGTACAATGATACATTCTCCTAACCAAATCCAAAGCGATTCTTTTTCACTTGAATCACCGAAGGACAGGATCAAATATAACTCCACTCACTTTCATCCCAATGATTCTGCAACTTTAACCCCACATCAAATAGGAGAAAACGTTCCAAGAAAAGATAAGATCACCTTTCTTGTGAAAACGCTGATGGATATCAAAGATAGTAAAGAAGAAGTGTACAGCACCCTAGATGCTTGGGTTGCATGGGAGAGGAATTTCCCAATTGGGTCTCTGAAGAACGTGTTGCTGATTCTTGAGAAAGATCAGCAATGGCACAGGATGGTTCAAGTTATTAAGTGGATGCTGAGCAAGGGACAGGGTAACACTAGAGGGACATACGGGCAGCTTATTCAAGCTTTAGACATGGATGCTAGAGCAGAAGAAGCGTATGAGATTTGGAAGAAAAAACTTGCATTTGATTTACATTCTGTTCCATGGAAGCTCTGCAAACTCATGATATCAATTTATTATAGAAACAACAGGCTTGAGGATCTTGTGAAGCTGTTCAATGGTTTGGAAGATTTTGACCGTAAACCCCCTGAGAAATCAATTGTCCGGAAAGTTGCTGATGCCTATGAAATTCTGGGTAAACCTGAAGAGAAGGAACGGATACTAGAGAAGTACAAGGATCTGTTCACTGAGACCGCAAATGGAAAGGCCAAGAAACAGGGCTACACGGCTACACATAAGAGGAAATCGGGCAAAAAAGGGTGA